TTAGTTTCAGTCGTTGTCAATTTGTTAAAATTTGTCACCACAACAACATGAGAaggcgttggtgctgatgtttattgaaaTTGGGACGTGACTGGGAgtcaactgccttcacaaagtgtgaATTGGAATAcctaaactgaaaaaaaaacacccccatATTAtaatcataacaacaacaataataataataataataataataataaaaactaactCACTAAAACTGATGCTGAAACcattaaaaactaaactgaagccaaacattttcaaacaataaaaactaaactgaaattagCAAAACTGCTCTatctggaaactaactgaaactaaactttgaaaaaaaaaaaaaaaagaaaaaagaaaaaaaaaagaaaacagatgaaTTGGTTCATTGTGAGCAGTCAGCTCATTGGGTAaagaagttttattttattatgaggCCTTCCTCTTATTAATAGAATCAATTTTGACCTGCTGCTTGTTTTCACTGCCAACTTTCAGCCAGGCTGGTCCTGACACGTTTGAAGAAACTGGACACTGTTGATCAAATATGACATGAAACTAGCTGTATGCTGGCTTGCCTGTGCTGCATGAGGATATTGGGAAATCAGACTGAACAACAAGTCTGAACAAACCATTTCCGTGTTAAAGTCACATGTCACAGGTTTGTTCACTATGTGTACATAACTTATGATGTAACACAAAACTATCAACACAGTCATATCATATTTGTTTAACAAGGTAAATCAGTTAAGAACAAATTCTTATTTGCAATGGTAGTCTGGCTAAAGACATCAAGTGTCTTGATAGAGAATtagggaagaagagaaaaacaataagacagggaggcaaaacagcagaaaatgtaaCTGGGGAGgcacaacatcatcaacaaatgATGTGATAAAAGCAATGACAGCttgcaaaacacaaactgtacggcagcagcagaagaaaacTTTGTCTGGTCACAGTGCTGAGGcgtatgtatgtttgtgcagaCTGTTAACTTTTGCAATTGATTGTAGATACTGAAGCcggaaggacacacacacacacacacacacacacacacacacacacacacacacacacacaagtatgcacgcacacagaaaatgagaaaaaggtgCTGACAAATTGTTTTTACTGGTCTGTTTGTATGTGATTGGCCACTTAAATCTAGGAAGTTGAAGTTAGAGGAAGTTGTCTAACAGATCAAGGAGGCTGAACAGGATTCTTGTCTCTACCATGAGATTGTGAATTGACAGCTAGCACATGTAAAACAGTGGCTATCACAAACACCTGCATGCGTTTTAGTTTTGCTGCCCTTTTCCTCACATGACGCGTCCTTTGGATAGTTTCCGTtgatctctgcctctctgttaaccccctcctctcctggTCATTAGGGTACGCTTAAGCTCTTGTGTTCCTTATCAGAGGATGTTTCTGCTGTGTCTGTAACACCAAGCACTCAtctggctctggctcctccCTGCTCTGTTGCTTAGCTGCTGACTTCATGGGTCAGGACAGTCTACAGCTTGATGAACACCATGATAAAGGTCTTACTCTCTGTCATCCACAGAAGCCATCTCCAATGTGACTCTGTGGGCTAATCAAACCAGCCTGCTGGAGTTCAACGATTCAGCAGTTCTTACCTGCTCTGTCTCCTctggctcctccccctcctaCACCTGGCTGAATGGCAGCTCTGTGGTTACAGCCAGCGAGCGAGCTCAGATCACTGATGGAGGCTCCACTCTCACTATAGTCAATGTGACCCGCTACGACCAGGGACCGTTCACATGCAACGTGTCGAACGCTGTCAGCGGTGGAACAAGCCACTCTTTAAACCTTACAATCAGCTGTGAGTGGAATAAGATCGTTTCACAGGGATGATTCAGATTTATTGACACAAGGTGGAATGACTTACTGGCTACTTGTGACATGCATGAACACTGTCTCCAGAGGTGATTCCTGTGTTTGAATTTGCAGCTAATTGTAATGAACAGGGCAAGCTTATGACATTTTAAGCAGCAAAAGAACTtgctaaacatttttaaaccatatCCCACAGCAAAATGCAACAATAATGTATACTAATGCTTGTGTCTCTTCTTTTCACAGACACTATCTTGGAGATAttttgctgattaaaaaaatgccaCTGTATTACCACACACCGGATCCTGTTGTCAAACTGATTTTTATCACACAAGGCTGGTGTGAAACCACACTGATGAGATGCTTTTCTATTCTTACCACAGCCAACGTCTGAGTGACAGAAACTGAACATATGCTACTACTCCTGTACAATGCCAGAGATTACACTTCAAAGTGTGCAGTGCACGTGAACATCAGCTCGACTCTCGTGTTGGCTACCGCTCCACCTCCCACTCCAAAATATGACTGGCAGCTAGCTTTCAGTAGCAGAGCAAAAAGCTAAGTGTGGCAGAGCCTGTCTAGTGAGCCAGCATGTATAGCATTGGGGGCCTGGCTCTGTTTGAtctaaatggaacagagccttaattACTGTCATTAGTAAGTTTTTGATTGGCATGAAAATCTGTAGCCTCTCGGCCCGACGTGACACAAGTTTGGACACCCCTGATTTTTCTGGAGTTTCTGTACAGTTTAAATTGTTTGTCATCAGCCAGCCAGCTTGCTACCTGCTCGCTCGGTCAGTCCCCTCTGGAGATTTGGTCCATGCACTGACATCACTAGCAGTAATTAAGTCGTATCACCTTGTGTCAATACATTCAAGCTTTCCTTTTAATTATGATTCACTATCATCAGGCGTTTGCTTAACTAAGAAGCAAACCAATTAGATCATATACCGCTCAGGACAAGGTATTAGTCACATTGTCTAAATTAGTGTCTGtctcccctcttttctctgtctcttactccctccctctctcagatGGTCCAGATGGCATGGACTTTACAGTGAATGGGCAGAACACTACTTCCTTCATTACTGGATCCAATTTGACCTTTTTCTGCTCAGCCCAGTCCAGTCCCCCAGCTCAGCtccagtgggctttcagagggGAGGCTGTGAATGGGACGAGTGCAGAGCTGGAGCTGTACGGTGTCACCGAGGACCAAAGTGGTCCGTATTCCTGCCTGGCCTTCAACAACAGGACCAACATGTTCAGCAATATCACCAAACATATCACCATAGCCAGTGAGTTTACTGATGAGTTtactccttccttccctccctttatccctccctccatccatccatcagtctACAAGCTCATCCTTCCTTTGGTTTGTGTCTACAGAGTCTCCACTTTCAGGATCAAAACAGCAGACACTTAGTGTGTGGCTCCTGCCCTTCCTGTTATTGGCTGGATTCCTCTTCTCCTTGCCAGGCAGGTCTTACAGTTTAAACTCTCCAAAGTCATATATGCATTTCTGGCATTTACTGTAGTTAGACATATAGTTTTCTCTTAATATTTTCTctcagcacagagagaaaaataactaAGAATGGTGTACCAACCACTTTCTATAAGCAGAAGACATAATGTCACATTTAACATGAATGTGATGCAGAAAGTGAGATAGTTCATGTGTAACAGGGATCACTTATATAGTGAGAGCTGATTCCTGCTGAGGTGTAACAGATTTTTGCAAAGTCACCTTTGCCAGTGCAGCTGACACGGTGAGTCAGCCTGCAAAAAGGAATGTACTCAAGAATAATATTATATCATCCAACCACAGTTAAATATTAATGGTAGCAGAATGTttgaaaaaggagaaatatgTTAAACCACCGTGGTATCAGATGAAATAAACACTATTTTATCGTGTAAAGATTAGCAGATTGTgactgatgacttttttttcgcTGCTTTTCTTTTACAGACTTTGGTGGGTCACTGAGCCAGATGCACTGAAGCTGTAAGCTGTGTAACATAGTGTATTCAATGGCATTTTTATGTATCTTAttatggtaaataaataaataataagtcaTATGATGTGTACTTACTATTAAACACAGCATTTTATTCTTGGTTTTGGTCCTACACAAAACACATACGAACAACCATATATCTTGTGCAGTTTATAcctaaactacatttatttttttatgcttgtttatttgtttttaggtTGAATCCAAGTACTTCAATTCACATGTATTCACATATTCACAGATGTATTGCACAATtgagtaataaataataaaatattaatatgtgTAATGTGATTAAAAGTACTGATATCAAGTATTTCTATCCTTGACCTTTTAATATGTTCACTTAACAAACTATGAATGAAACTATGAAAAACTATGAAACTATGAAACTGTACTTAAAGTTGTCACAAACTACACAACCACAAACccccaaacaaaacaagggTAAATGCAGGTATATCAAAATAAAGGCCTCCATGATATAAAAGAATTGTTTCTTCTAATTTTCAACAAGTCTCATTATATTTCATAAATAATGATAGAGAAGTTGTGGTGGAGCTGTGCACAGTTTTATCCCACAGTATGTTGTATGTCATGAGTATATTTCATAATATCTTCACTGCATGACGCAATTATTTAAGTTAGATAACAACATGTTTGAGGAAAAGGtgataaaaaaacacaaaaagcagcaacacaccTTCATTTTGCAGTGGCCAATTTCAGTCAAAGCCTTGAGGTGTGGCTGTAACGATGTTGAAATGTCTTATTTTGTGTGGCTGAACAGAAAACAGGTCCTACTGATAGTCTGTTCCCTCTTTAAACTACGTGTGTGTCCACTAGGATTAAATCTTGGCTGAGCTTTCTTTAAATGTACGTCATATATCCACTCTCCTATGACAAATATTGAACAGAAATGAGCACGGACCTTTCCTTTATGATATAAGATAGAAGAGTGGTACTTTTATAAAGCCAgtcttacagaaaaaaaatcgtTATTCGTTTCCTCTTAACTTTATAATTTCttgttttaataattaatttttacctttttttttccaatgtgttttccattttagtctTGGCTTTTATGTATTACTCTTTTAATCTTGCACATTTGTATTATAAACCCTTCTAAGGGTCACTTTGAATCAACTCctgttgttttaaatgcactatataaataaaggtgACTTAACTTGACTTTGTTCTTGGATAGATAAActactctgttcagccttaatgtttaACTACAGGCCTGCTTGGAGTACTGTCTTCACCACTGACATGTTCAAAGGAGTAAACATAAttggtgattgtgtgtgtatgtgtgtgtgtgtgtgtgtgtgtgtgtgtgagagagggagagagagagagagagagagagagagagggagaggagaggggaggtaGACAATAAGTTAGAgattgttttgttgctttggcGATGTGCAAGCATCTATGCTGTGCTCTGAATTGAAACTGAGACCCAGAAAGAAAGATGGCCGGGGGAAACTGAGGGACAGAGGTACAGACGCTCCATTGTCCTCTATCAGGGCCCTGTCAATACTGTTGGCGGGGAAGCAGCCCATtagcaaacacactcaaacaaagcTATGCTTATGGACCCAGAGTCTGTGATTATATATACCAAGTTCCCTTTTCaaactggcaattttttttttttgttgttgtttttggaatgAGTGGGTGTCACAGTTTGAATGTTTTGAGAAACTGTGTCAAGTGTGTCTACATTTCACATCAACGAAGAACCACATGCATCGTGAGGGGTCTGTAGAGTAGGATTTCACAGATCTTGAATAGCTACGTGCCCCAGTTTCCACCTTCCTGCTTAATTGGTTGTAAATGGCAGAATGACACAGGTTTCCAGTAATCCTCATGGTCACTCCCTGTTGTGTACCCATAGGCCATGGCGAAACAAGGTGTGGCCAGGACTGAGTGGCATGGTGATGGCTGACCAGGTGCAAGTATTTGCATCATGAGAATGGAAACCTGTGATATGATACAGGACAAATATTTGCAGATCAGAAGGCAACTGTGACCATGCAGTATCAACAGATTTGAAGTTATCAGAGTAGAGTGAAGTCCATTTAGCTCCCAGGAAAGTGCTGCTCATTTCTTACCACAAAGACCACAACTGAAACAATAGTATGGAGTCTTTATTGGGGTCTGTTCTAACCATGGCAATAATAACCTTTGCATCAGGTAAGGCTGAGTTAGTcacaattttgtcttttttatcattatgtTTATCCTCAGTTGTATGAATTCAGATAATTGGCTTATTCCAGTTAATATACCGACAACGTTCATGTGGGGATAATAAATGCTCAGAGGTAAAACCGGGCAGTGCTTGACTAAGAGTTTTATGATCCTCTCTTTTCAGATCATGCCTGTGGCCAGGAGATATATGCCTCCGAAAACCCTTTACCTGTAGGCAGCAATGTCACACTTTCCAGCCAAACCACCTTCACTGCAGGGACATGGGACCACAATAAAAATCTTATCGTTTTATTTTATCCAAGGAATTTTTTCATCGAAGCACCTTGGAAGGACAGGGTTACGTTCAATTATACCACCTTAGAGCTGTCCATAAGATCATTGCAGCTGGCAGACTCGGGACTGTACATATTACAGGGAGAAAATTTTAATGGTCAGCTCACATTGTCAGTTCAAGGTAAGTGACCTACAACTGCATTGCTCTCACTTCTTATACTCTAACTATTCACTCAAACTCATATTCCTGCATtccatacatgcatacaaagcAATGTACatgtctctccatctgtctctctctctgtcgcacacacagacacacaatcacatatacacacagtgcacacaccactgaaaccttcctctgtctgtctttctccctcgctctccatCCATGTATGTCTGTCTTATCCTGCACTTCCATTGTGAAGCTTGCTAACATTCATTAAACTGTAGTGAATAGCTAACATTTACATATaccaatgttttcttttttcttttttttttttatctcttagCTTCTCAAGACACCTGTGCAAACAGTAGTGCAGGGTGTGAATCTACAAAACTGTAGCACTATGATCATCTTTTGTTTCATGCCTGCTACTGAGTAGAGCTGTGCAAAAACACTGATACTGCTGGGTATCATGGTATTATTTTTCGCAATACTGAATCAAGTCTATATCTTTTGCGGACTTCAGTTTTAGTTGATTTTAATGCACTGTGTTAAGTAAGTACATTGCGATGATTCCTTTTTAACTGAATGGATAGGACATTTTGACTTAAATCATTCTGAGTgagctgcatttttattttataggaTGTATTACATAGGACAATaccattgtttttaaatgtttggcccatttactagaGTTTACTCACATAttacatgtcaacaaaccattttgcaaatcatgtgtgGATACTTAAGATTTCAAAACATACAATCAAAAACCcatgattttaatatttaaatttttagtTGAAACACCAGCGTTATATGTTATGCTTCGACAGTTTGCAAAGTAGCCACCATCCACAAACCATGAACTTATCATTCACTGTGTAAATCAAACATTTCCTCAGGAACTATTTCCTGGcagagggagcgtttcactccgcccaatttcaagtcaccaaaacacaacagtactgctgctttaggaaaactaatgtggatgattTTATTACAGGTTGCAGTGTGTTgtaatatattgtgatataaagTGTATATGACCCATGTATCACAATACACATTGTATCATGAGGTCCTTTTCCAATACCTGACCTGACAACAGAGGGAGCACACTACGTTGTTTGTCCTTATCCTAATGCCACAGTGAATTCAATCAGTTGCAAAAAAACTTGATAAATGTCTCGCTCTGTCTTCATCCACAGAGCCCGTTTCTAACGTGACCCTGAGGGCAAATGAAGTCAATTTGGTGGAGTTCAATGATACAGCAGTCCTGGTCTGCTCTGTGTCCAACGGCTCCTCCCTTTCTTATGTGTGGCTGAACGGCAGCTCTGAGGTTACAGCCAGTGAGGGAGTTCAGCTCAGCGATGACAACTCCACTCTCACGATAGTCAGTGTGACCCGCTACGACCAGGGACCGTTCAGATGCAACGTCTCCAACGATATCAGCTATGAAACCAGCAAGCTTGTACATCTGAACATCAGCTGTGAGTTTACACTAAAAACATGGTAATTAACATTGTTCCTATCCTAataaaaatccctgaaacagCTTTGCTCTTCTGTCACTGCCAGATGGCCCAAGTGACCCGGAGATAAGGGTTATGCCCATGAAGGACGCCTACAGAACAGGATCTGACATCACACTGACATGCTCGGCGGAGTCCAACCCTGCAGCGAAGATCCAGTGGCTCATTGATGGAACACATCTCGACCAGTTTGGCTCACAGCTTCACCTGGAGCACGTTCAGGAAAACCAAACAGGAAGTTACAAATGCCTGCTTCACAACACCGTCACATCCAGGTTCTCCAGCGCGAGTGCGATGATCAGGATTGTGGGTAAGAAGAAAATTAATCTTTcctataatataataactgTTAGTTGTAAAGTTTTAACATTTGTTGGAGGATATAAAGTATTCATTCAGCTCATGTATAGTAGGTATGAACCAGTGTGTTTGAAATTTAATCAGTTTCATTTCCTCCACAGAGCCAATATCAGCAGTTGTGGTGAATAATGTTGGCAGGCCGCCGATACTGAACGAGTCATTCACTCTGCACTGTGAAGTGACTGGACCAGTAGACTACATTCACTGGTGGAGAAATGGTGAAATCATCTCCATTAGCAACACAACAGCCCTTATTATGGGCAACAACACTTTGACACTCAACCCAGTCCAGCATTCAGATAATGGAGATTACCAATGTGAAGCTTTTAATGCTGTGAGCAACATGACCAGCCATATATACACAGTCATTGTAAACTGTGAGTATgcccatctatctatctatctatctatctatctatatatatatatactgtaggTACAGATACATACACAGTGCAGTACCATGTAGGTTACCAGACTTTTGGAGAAAATGCAGGGTAAACTATGTTTGTGGTTTACAGACAAATACTTAACTCAGACTTAGTCCAGCATCTCAGAAATTAAAAACCCCTTTAATTTATGGGAGAAATATAGCCCCACACATTGATATATTCTGTCCTGGTTGCACTGAAATCGCTCATGTGCAACACACTAGCATATCAACgttgttttcagattttttctaCCAATATTAAACTATTGGTAGCATGATTTCATAgtataatttacattttcagaattCTCTGCAATACTTTTTACTAAAATCGATATATATTTACCAGTAAATTGCGATCTGGAGACAGTTCCAGTCAGGGACAAAGAAAACAGGGATGTCTGGTCTCCCTTTTACATATGGAtgtatacaaaaacacagaaatatgcaaaaatgtaaCCTATTTACTCAACTGTTTGACATTAAAAGATGGACCAGAAAAACCAGTGATCACAGGACCATCCATGGCCCTGGCGGGACGATCCGTGACCTTCAACTGTTCATCCTCCTCTTATCCTGCCAGCCACTTCAGCTGGTTCTTCAATAGCTCCCAAGTGGTTAACACCTCAGAGTTATTAATTGGACCTCTGACCATGAGCATGAGCGGGAAGTACGTCTGCATGGCCCACAACAACATTACCGGCCACAGCAGCACTGCCTACAAGAAGCTCACCGTTTTGGGTAAATGATTGTGCTCACTGTCACCTAATGCAACACTGCCATTAATTTTCCATCAATCAGAATCAATACAGGACAATCAACAGATTAATCTTAATCATACACTGGGGTTGCTGTTCTGCTTAATGGCTGCAATCCTCTTATTTTCCACAGCTCCAGTGACGATGACATCAGTAAAAATTGCTGGAGTTCAGCCAATAGTGAACCACACTTTCACTCTGACTTGTCAAACCGCTGGAAGCGTCGAGTCTATCCACTGGATGATGGATGGTTTGCCGCTGCATGCTGACAGCAGGAGAAACTTTTCAATGGACAACACCTCTCTCACCTTCTACCCAGTCCTGCGTTCTGACAACGGATACTACCAGTGTGAGGCGTCCAACCAATTCAGCAACTTGACCAGTAAAAACTTCATGCTGCAAGTCATTTGTGAGTACCAAACACAGCTTAACGTTGAGCCCTTATATTTTTGGTATCAACATGGAACAATTTCTAAACCAtagaaaaatccattttttcctatttctttcatttttgtttgcttgtgtatTTCGTTTACTCCTGTGAATAACTGGCTAAAAGTCACGTCaagatatttccagcacagctacaatagagataaagagaaaaaagtcagaTATCTAAAACCTCAACAGAATCATCAGGTTTTGATACTGCTGCTACCGCTTTCTCCACCTACACATTTCACCCAAAGCTGAAGGCAACACACTCATGTTGATTCTATGTGGGCTGACAAAAAGTAATTTTAGGAAGTGCAGGAAACAGAAGTTGACATTATAAGGCAGACTGAGTGGAGACTGGGCACATTTAAAAAGTGAATCACACTGTTTCATCatcaccagaaaaaacctgcaGGTTGATGATACAGTATATAATGGTGTGAGAACATCTGAAGgtgaaattttacttttaatgcaCTGTATTACACTGTATGAATGAATTTCAAGGTACTTAAGATCATTTCTATATGTTCAGATGGACCAGACAAGCCCACCATTACTGGACCAGCATTCGCGACGGCAGGACACAGTGTCACTCTCAGCTGCTCAGTGTCATCACATCCTCCCAGCCATTTCAGGTGGTTCTTCAATGGCTCCATGGTGGCCAACACGTCAGAGTACATAACGGGTCCGCTTTCCTCAAACATGAACGGGAAGTACGTCTGCATGGCCTACAACAGTATCACTGGCAGAAACAGCACAGCCTACAAGATGCTCACAGTACTTGGTGAGTACCAGATGACCGTTTTAATGTTTTCTCATTTACAAACAGGAAAGataaaaatccaagaaaatgCTATGAATTCATGCCGTGCTCTGTCCTTGTCTCACAGACCCAATAACAGATGTACGAATAGAAACACCTTCGAGGTCCGCCATTGAAGGTCACTCATTTACCCTAAACTGCAGTGTGACTGGACCTGCTGAGTACATTCATTGGACGAAAAATGGTGCACCGCTGTATGCAAACAACAGAATTGTCCTCTCAATGGGTAACAAGACGGTCACTCTCAACTCAGTGGAGAGTAATGCTAGTGGCGACTACACATGTACAGCTATCAATGCTGTGAGCAACATGACCAGCATGCCATATACGCTCCTTGTGAACTGTGAGTATCAAAACTCATAGATTTATCTAAGCAGcaaatttaaagttaaaatgacagatttttaaaaGGAATGACTTTTTATTAACACTGAATGAGTGATGCCACATAGTTTTACAAGCTGCTTTAATGAGTCTGGTGGCTGCTATATCCTTTGCTATTACAGTTGGACCGGAGCAACCCATAATTTTTGGACTATCTGTTGCTGAGGCAGGACAAAATGTGGTCTTTAACTGCACTGCCCTCTCGTGGCCGCCCAGTAAACTCAGCTGGTACTTCAATGATTCTCTGGTGGCCACTACCTCGGTGTTTCAGACAGGCCCTCTCTCTTTAAACATGAGTGGAGCATATACCTGCGTGGCCTACAACAATGTGactgagaaaaacagcacaacctCCACAATGCTTACAGTCATTGGTAAGAGAACCCTTGCTTGACTGTAGGCTACAGTTTCTATTTTCAGATTATTTCACTATACATCACTACACGATACAAAGATCATGATGTTTTTCATCAGGATGGAGTGAGATGATGATGCTCTCACCTTCCTGAGTAACTGTTCTTTGTATCCACAGAGGCTGTAGAGTCAGTGATGATCAAGTCCAGCACAATCCCAATAGAGTCTGACAATCTCACTCTGACCTGTGAGGTTACCGGGCCTTTTGAGTCAATCTACTGGATGAAGGACAACATGCCCCTCAACATGAACACCTCCACCATCAACTCAAACGTGTCCTATTACATTAGGAGCAACTCACTGCACTTCAGTCCAGTGACTCGGTACGATGATGGGATCTATCAGTGCGTTGCTACCACTCTTGCGGGTCCACATAAAAGCCCTCAATACGTCCTGCTCGTGATCTGTGAGTGTTGCACTTTTGCTCTCTTGATGCAGAAAATCAATGCCTCTGAGAATACAGGACATTTTAAGCTCTtcttactgtaaaaaaaatggcatttttgctCTAAAGCACAGTAATATTCACCATTTTACTGAACATCTCCTGACTGCCTCTACAGATGGCCCTTTGAGTGTGGATATTACTGGCCAAGAGATATCAGCACTGGACACAGTCTTTGTGTCACTGACGTGCTCTGCTGACTCTCGCCCAATCAGTGAGTACCAGTGGTTCGTCGACGGCCTAGACTTTGTAATTGGAACTGGACCTGTTATCACGTATTTTGTGACTGATGGGAACTACACATGTATGGCAAGAAACCCTGTGACCAACATCACAATGTCCCAGACAATAGCCGTTAGCGTCAATGGTGAGTGAGTCTTTCTTTTGATGTGGTTACCTAATTGTTTCAGTACTGGTTTGTAGCTTACTATCTGATGGACAAAAGTTTAAATACAACAGGGTCCAGGTGGTTTAGACTTGATGGGAGCAGTCCAAAATGCTGTAGCCATTTCATCATGTAAAAAAGAAGCGATACTTTGTGAGAAATCAccataacaaaaataatgtcACCTTAAAAATGTATGCTATTTTGTTAATACTAGGTAACATACAATAATGAATATCTCATTTTGTATTAAAACTCCACTTCACTTTCCTCTCCCAAATTTCCCTTTACATCTTCTCTGTTGTCACTATTTCTGTCCCTCTCAGGCCACGCGTCTGCCCTCCCTGTCCAGGCACAGGGCAGGTTGGTTTTGCTGGCTCTGTTGGCCTTGTCTCTCCCTGTGGTTACCGACTGGCTGTCCCACTGA
The Myripristis murdjan chromosome 16, fMyrMur1.1, whole genome shotgun sequence DNA segment above includes these coding regions:
- the LOC115373654 gene encoding carcinoembryonic antigen-related cell adhesion molecule 5-like, encoding MSGAYTCVAYNNVTEKNSTTSTMLTVIEAVESVMIKSSTIPIESDNLTLTCEVTGPFESIYWMKDNMPLNMNTSTINSNVSYYIRSNSLHFSPVTRYDDGIYQCVATTLAGPHKSPQYVLLVIYGPLSVDITGQEISALDTVFVSLTCSADSRPISEYQWFVDGLDFVIGTGPVITYFVTDGNYTCMARNPVTNITMSQTIAVSVNGHASALPVQAQGRLVLLALLALSLPVVTDWLSH
- the LOC115373652 gene encoding carcinoembryonic antigen-related cell adhesion molecule 5-like; this translates as MGRTGERTAATGLLVLTLIQGALASSAVKVLPSVNPAKVGDTLVLSVSPPTNLKSGSWAVDDSLILTWVGDQQAVFPSHNGRVSVDLSTAALTLSSVTVADSGLYIVQSTDPKIKANATITVLEAISNVTLWANQTSLLEFNDSAVLTCSVSSGSSPSYTWLNGSSVVTASERAQITDGGSTLTIVNVTRYDQGPFTCNVSNAVSGGTSHSLNLTISYGPDGMDFTVNGQNTTSFITGSNLTFFCSAQSSPPAQLQWAFRGEAVNGTSAELELYGVTEDQSGPYSCLAFNNRTNMFSNITKHITIAKSPLSGSKQQTLSVWLLPFLLLAGFLFSLPDFGGSLSQMH
- the ceacam1 gene encoding carcinoembryonic antigen-related cell adhesion molecule 1: MAKQEPVSNVTLRANEVNLVEFNDTAVLVCSVSNGSSLSYVWLNGSSEVTASEGVQLSDDNSTLTIVSVTRYDQGPFRCNVSNDISYETSKLVHLNISYGPSDPEIRVMPMKDAYRTGSDITLTCSAESNPAAKIQWLIDGTHLDQFGSQLHLEHVQENQTGSYKCLLHNTVTSRFSSASAMIRIVEPISAVVVNNVGRPPILNESFTLHCEVTGPVDYIHWWRNGEIISISNTTALIMGNNTLTLNPVQHSDNGDYQCEAFNAVSNMTSHIYTVIVNYGPEKPVITGPSMALAGRSVTFNCSSSSYPASHFSWFFNSSQVVNTSELLIGPLTMSMSGKYVCMAHNNITGHSSTAYKKLTVLAPVTMTSVKIAGVQPIVNHTFTLTCQTAGSVESIHWMMDGLPLHADSRRNFSMDNTSLTFYPVLRSDNGYYQCEASNQFSNLTSKNFMLQVIYGPDKPTITGPAFATAGHSVTLSCSVSSHPPSHFRWFFNGSMVANTSEYITGPLSSNMNGKYVCMAYNSITGRNSTAYKMLTVLDPITDVRIETPSRSAIEGHSFTLNCSVTGPAEYIHWTKNGAPLYANNRIVLSMGNKTVTLNSVESNASGDYTCTAINAVSNMTSMPYTLLVNCEYQNS